A genome region from Solanum pennellii chromosome 12, SPENNV200 includes the following:
- the LOC114075331 gene encoding uncharacterized protein LOC114075331: protein MPFIKFLQTNNILIYENPRDIVIPSSNDIEMIIAPVLDVESIIRKLMINNPEIISILPCTNSKALEVFSALKWCTQKQKCGKECPFNTELFHNHHRLKEVSSCNGAVEEGTASIWYSWLKSTSLIDQATNLMLTWEFRT from the exons ATGCCATTCATAAAATTCTTGCAGACAAACAACATCCTTATTTATGAAAATCCAAGAGATATTGTTATTCCTTCAAGTAATGATATCGAGATGATCATTGCACCCGTACTGGATGTTGAATCGATCATTAGAAAGTTAATGATCAACAATCCCGAGATCATTTCCATTCTTCCATGTACAAATAGCAAAGCACTCGAG GTATTTTCTGCACTAAAATGGTGTACACAAAAGCAAAAATGCGGTAAAGAATGTCCATTCAATACCGAGCTATTCCACAATCATCATAGATTAAAAGAAGTCAGCAGTTGTAATGGTGCAGTTGAGGAGGGAACTGCCTCCATTTGGTATTCCTGGTTGAAATCCACCTCTCTAATTGACCAAGCGACTAATCTCATGTTAACATGGGAATTCAGAACATAG